One window of the Hyperolius riggenbachi isolate aHypRig1 chromosome 5, aHypRig1.pri, whole genome shotgun sequence genome contains the following:
- the LOC137519375 gene encoding zinc finger BED domain-containing protein 4-like — protein MWKHLKAKHFSKFQELKGTRSPSPVLPPASPSTSSPLSVSADLASEDNDDPAPDELASVESPASMCSPAPSPGPAESSFTQSPFKLPPVKCKIVPPPSNQWTMAAFLDKTQSFKPGDKRAKTVTRLVAEMICKDNQPLSIVEDRGFRKLLNHLEPRYVIPSRKHLAEKVIPQMYEEVKTKVEDLLGKTNFIGLTTDMWTSTSCDDYLSLTVHFLVENFQYHHLCLECIPFPEVSHTASAIETFITTTLKDWNLSQKVVCVMRDNGPNVVAALQRSPFHHLPCLAHTFQLVLTDGLLNKTEIKDIMSSCRSIVGHYKHSSKAMKTLRSAQAKLNTKPRRLIQDEPTRWNSQLHMLARLMEQKQAVLLSASDLNFQVDLTARQWTVIEEVIRILDVFDKATFVASSSQVTISEIIPLVNSTIRALQTFKSSVGSVQGFRNDLLASMRRRYHSVESEKFYALATLLDPRFKGNVFFNRENLDAAKSTLAIEITDLSMQVEDADLCTSTQGLVRDTSQTSTEQQGGHSMWSYYSQLMVPSSNSSEQSCRLSPEEEINAYLAEPLLQASSDIFKYWKENKKYQNLRKLSKKFLITPPSTVISERLFSTSGNIVDRKRSRLDPERVRMLVFLNKNLP, from the coding sequence ATGTGGAAACATTTGAAAGCCAAGCATTTTTCTAAATTTCAGGAACTGAAAGGTACACGGTCACCATCGCCAGTATTGCCTCCAGCTTCACCATCAACCTCAAGCCCTCTGTCGGTCAGTGCAGATTTAGCAAGTGAAGACAACGACGACCCAGCCCCAGATGAACTAGCTTCTGTTGAGAGTCCTGCATCAATGTGTAGTCCAGCTCCTAGTCCAGGACCAGCAGAGTCATCTTTTACACAAAGTCCATTCAAATTACCCCCAGTGAAATGCAAAATAGTACCACCACCTTCCAACCAATGGACTATGGCAGCTTTTCTTGATAAAACGCAAAGTTTTAAACCTGGAGACAAAAGAGCTAAAACAGTTACAAGGTTAGTTGCTGAAATGATCTGCAAAGATAACCAACCGCTATCCATAGTAGAGGATAGAGGTTTCAGAAAGTTGTTAAACCACCTAGAGCCAAGATATGTCATCCCAAGCAGGAAACACTTGGCAGAAAAGGTAATTCCACAGATGTATGAAGAGGTAAAGACAAAAGTTGAGGACCTTCTAGGAAAAACCAATTTTATTGGACTCACAACAGACATGTGGACATCTACGTCTTGTGATGACTACCTCAGTTTGACAGTACACTTCTTAGTTGAAAACTTTCAGTATCATCACTTGTGCTTGGAATGTATTCCCTTTCCTGAGGTTTCACATACAGCATCTGCAATTGAAACTTTCATTACCACTACTCTGAAAGATTGGAATCTGTCACAAAAAGTTGTGTGTGTCATGAGAGACAATGGTCCTAATGTGGTAGCAGCTTTACAGCGCAGTCCGTTTCACCATTTGCCTTGCCTGGCTCATACCTTCCAATTAGTTCTAACAGATGGTTTGCTGAACAAGACTGAAATTAAAGATATTATGTCATCCTGTCGGAGCATTGTAGGACATTACAAACACTCTTCTAAAGCCATGAAAACCTTACGATCTGCTCAAGCCAAGTTAAATACAAAACCTCGTCGTCTGATACAAGACGAACCAACTAGATGGAACTCTCAGCTTCATATGCTAGCTCGTCTCATGGAACAAAAGCAAGCTGTTTTACTGTCTGCTTCAGACCTAAATTTTCAGGTAGATCTTACTGCTCGGCAGTGGACAGTTATAGAAGAAGTGATAAGAATTCTAGATGTCTTTGATAAAGCAACTTTTGTGGCCAGTTCAAGCCAAGTCACAATATCAGAAATAATACCTTTAGTGAATAGTACTATTCGTGCATTGCAGACCTTCAAATCCAGTGTTGGTTCTGTACAGGGATTTCGAAATGATTTGCTTGCATCTATGAGAAGGCGCTATCACTCTGTTGAGTCAGAAAAATTCTATGCTCTTGCTACTCTACTGGATCCCCGATTcaagggaaatgttttttttaacagagaaaatctggATGCAGCTAAATCAACGTTGGCCATTGAAATTACTGATTTGAGTATGCAAGTCGAGGATGCTGATCTTTGTACATCAACACAAGGACTAGTAAGAGACACCAGTCAAACATCAACAGAACAACAAGGAGGTCATAGTATGTGGAGCTACTACTCTCAACTGATGGTACCATCTTCCAACAGCAGTGAGCAGAGTTGCCGTCTATCCCCGGAGGAAGAAATTAATGCCTACCTAGCAGAACCACTGCTTCAAGCATCCTCTGATATTTTCAAATACTGGAAGGAAAACAAAAAATATCAGAATCTGAGAAAACTCTCTAAAAAGTTCTTAATCACACCACCTTCAACTGTAATCTCAGAAAGACTATTCAGCACATCTGGCAATATAGTTGATAGGAAACGGAGTAGATTGGACCCAGAGCGAGTTCGTATGCTAGTTTTCCTGAACAAAAATCTTCCTTGA